A window of Puntigrus tetrazona isolate hp1 chromosome 11, ASM1883169v1, whole genome shotgun sequence contains these coding sequences:
- the tdo2b gene encoding tryptophan 2,3-dioxygenase B — protein MSGCPFLGRKHHKPSQTEEEDESQKGINKANNGGIVYGEYLQLDKVLSAQVLQSEQKGNKIHDEHLFIVSHQAYELWFKQILWELDSVRDLFLKNHVRDERNMLKVVSRIYRVTMIFKLLVEQFAVLETMTALDFFDFREYLSPASGFQSLQFRLLEAKIGVANHLRVPYNRRHYRDNFHGQESETLLSSEQEATLLQLVEQWLERTPGLEKDGFNFWGKLQASIEEGLKMEKSKLEKMDDSEVKRDLLTDLNKQAEVFAALFDPKRHEHLLSKGERRLSYKALQGALMINFYREEPRFQVPFQLLTALMEIDTLMTKWRYNHVCMVHRMIGSKEGTGGSSGYHYLRSTVSDRYKVFVDLFNLATFLVPRAWVPKLNPNVHKFPYMAECYDSSYNSCSSEDSD, from the exons ATGAGTGGATGTCCTTTTTTGGGAAGAAAGCATCA TAAACCCAGTCAGACAGAAGAAGAGGATGAATCCCAAAAGGGCATCAACAAAGCCAATAACGGAGGAATCGTCTATGGAGAATACCTACAG CTCGATAAGGTGTTGAGCGCTCAAGTTTTGCAGAGTGAACAGAAAGGTAACAAAATCCATGATGAGCATCTCTTCATTGTTAGCCACCAAg cttaCGAGTTGTGGTTCAAGCAGATTTTATGGGAGCTTGATTCAGTTCGAGACCTGTTCCTTAAAAACCAT GTTCGGGATGAGAGAAACATGCTGAAGGTGGTGAGCAGGATCTACAGGGTCACCATGATCTTCAAACTACTGGTGGAGCAGTTTGCAGTCCTGGAGACCATGACCGCCCTGGACTTCTTTGATTTCAG GGAGTACCTGTCCCCAGCCTCGGGGTTCCAGAGTCTTCAGTTCCGTCTTCTGGAGGCTAAGATTGGTGTGGCGAATCATTTGAGAGTCCCCTACAACCGACGACACTACAGAGATAACTTCCACGGACAAGAGAGCGAGACGCTGCTGAGTTCAGAGCAGGAAGCCACTCTCCTTCAGCTGGTGGAG CAATGGCTGGAGAGGACTCCCGGACTGGAAAAGGATGGATTTAATTTCTGGGGAAAACTGCAAGCCAGCATCGAAGAGGGTCTCAAGATGGAGAAGAGCAAACTGGAA AAAATGGACGATTCTGAAGTGAAGCGGGACCTTTTGACAGATCTAAACAAACAGGCCGAGGTCTTCGCCGCCCTGTTTGACCCGAAACGCCATGAGCATTTATTAAGCAAAG GGGAACGGCGACTTTCTTACAAGGCCCTTCAGGGAGCTCTAATGATTAATTTCTATAG GGAAGAGCCTCGCTTCCAGGTGCCCTTCCAGCTCCTGACTGCACTGATGGAGATCGATACGCTCATGACCAAGTGGAGGT ATAACCATGTGTGTATGGTGCACAGAATGATCGGGAGTAAGGAAGGGACAGGTGGATCTTCAGGATACCATTACCTTCGCTCTACTGTCAG CGATCGTTACAAAGTGTTCGTGGATTTGTTCAACCTCGCGACATTCCTGGTACCTCGTGCCTGGGTGCCCAAACTCAACCCAAACGTCCATAAGTTTCCCTACATGGCCGAGTGTTACGACAGCTCGTACAATTCGTGCAGCAGCGAGGATTCAGATTAG